Proteins encoded by one window of Lathyrus oleraceus cultivar Zhongwan6 chromosome 1, CAAS_Psat_ZW6_1.0, whole genome shotgun sequence:
- the LOC127138747 gene encoding uncharacterized protein LOC127138747, with protein sequence MDETISRIVTEIEDLRENHRTDNPQPLSEQSLSDLQKLIKNSEALDALYDAVSPSHLIPPIATAMDSSPTPHSLLASHVFLSFLLSPNAPVFTLFTPLSFLSFLRSIRRSFKNNNSSNNSQQRPKRKRNSKNKKNPENDEAEPNSTNSQHKLDVRVLLSLFEKLVSVMSLIHLDRFPESLKSLIQTISEVPLTAIESCGDEFQYSKLVSLCSRILKEVLKPEHGEPSETAAEVLKSLSSIAPMPKSQVRTFAVSFVTSLARDSDGVRRALVNFPRYLAIKAPDKAEPRGMSVEFIMEVVRVMELEDQIGFVKYVVKMTQGKGNLRLLGVDLILKLLTTLKDPLGVNSMVEEEEGKEAWGMRCLEALVKRCSDVSAMTRARAISNLAQVVGLLSCSDRATVVLKKFMGFGDGNNVTVGGKGINELLRRRCVDEKAVVRKAALLLVTKLTALLGGAIDEVVLKTMGMACSDSLSSIRKAAVEALSEAFKTFSAETVITEWLHSVPRQIADNETSIQEECENVFEELVLDRISRGAASSSSYIGPTSGSKEKEKGVDEEMQMSFPPGILYLLREICNGEVSPWVKKICTNLGKKKRLKHKIVTALQNIIKVSESIWLNHSKPIEKWTAPSGAWFLLSEVSVFLPKAVDWDFLHHHWQLLDKHKVKGEFQSPFVQKNANGEEESIECNNVAWASDRVFLLQTISNVSIELPPEPAADLAHNLLKRVEKFNMHSTEVDAHVKALKTLCKRKASNDMEAEALVLKWVDQVLSRASRIIETFISDNSEQDAETGFFTPPRSGPSKGRKSVRKRKSLSKAITAIYTIGSLVIVCPSADMSAVTPLLHTIITSGNSGPKLNKLPGPATTLQQEAPSFYIQGWLAMGKLCLADGKLAKNYIPLFVQELEKSDAAALRNNIVVMMADFCVRYTALIDGYITKITRCLLDPCELVRRQTFILLSRLLQRDYVKWRGVLFLRFLLSLVDESEKIRQLADFLFGNILKVKAPLLAYNSFVEAVFVLNDCHAHIGHRESGESRKDSQLFSIRGSDEKSRSRRMHIYVSLLKQMAPEHLLATFAKLCAEILAAASDGMLNIEDATGQSVLQDTFQILGCKEIRIQSTRGSSESADLEEEGGENGSSTRKAITQAVKKGLIQNTIPIFIELKRLLETKNSPLIGSLMECLRVLLKDYKNEIDDILVADKQLQKELIYDMQKYEAARAKATVAEAVASKPKPDANQSPDDSKNLNKEQGQTHEQNEENDQFPSGSKIATAMADAAAAATARSVLKEINKGTVTPQLSSLNVPKVKSFTGECITRDDKRLDVIKSLKKKHAFDSDDEN encoded by the exons ATGGACGAAACCATATCCCGAATAGTAACGGAGATAGAAGACCTCCGCGAAAATCATCGTACCGACAACCCACAACCTCTCTCCGAACAATCCCTCTCAGATCTCCAAAAACTCATCAAAAACTCCGAAGCCCTAGACGCACTCTATGACGCCGTTTCACCTTCCCACCTCATTCCACCAATCGCCACCGCAATGGACTCATCTCCAACTCCTCACTCTCTCCTCGCTTCTCACGTCTTCCTCTCTTTTCTCCTCTCTCCAAATGCTCCCGTTTTCACTCTCTTTACTCCTCTTTCCTTTCTCTCCTTCCTCCGTTCAATTCGTCGCTCTTTCAAAAACAACAACTCTTCCAACAACTCTCAACAGCGTCCCAAGAGAAAACGCAATTCTAAAAACAAAAAAAACCCGGAAAATGACGAAGCTGAACCCAATTCCACAAATTCTCAACACAAACTCGATGTTAGGGTTTTGCTTTCTCTTTTCGAGAAGCTAGTTAGTGTTATGTCGCTAATTCACCTTGATCGTTTCCCGGAAAGTCTCAAATCGTTAATTCAAACCATTTCGGAGGTTCCTTTAACAGCTATTGAATCATGTGGAGATGAGTTTCAATACAGTAAGTTGGTTTCTCTATGCTCGAGGATTCTGAAAGAGGTTTTGAAACCGGAGCACGGTGAGCCTTCGGAGACTGCTGCTGAGGTTTTGAAGTCACTGTCTTCGATTGCTCCTATGCCGAAATCTCAAGTGAGGACTTTTGCTGTTAGTTTTGTGACGAGTCTTGCTAGGGATTCCGATGGTGTGAGGAGAGCTTTGGTTAATTTTCCAAGGTATTTGGCAATTAAGGCGCCTGATAAAGCTGAACCTAGAGGGATGTCTGTGGAATTTATCATGGAGGTTGTTAGGGTTATGGAATTGGAGGATCAAATTGGGTTTGTGAAGTATGTTGTGAAGATGACTCAAGGAAAAGGCAATTTAAGGCTTTTGGGGgttgatcttattttgaaattGTTAACTACGTTGAAGGATCCTTTAGGAGTGAATTCCATggtggaagaagaagaagggaaAGAGGCTTGGGGAATGCGGTGTTTGGAGGCATTGGTAAAGCGTTGTTCGGATGTTAGTGCTATGACTCGAGCTCGGGCAATATCGAATTTGGCGCAGGTTGTTGGGCTTCTATCATGTAGTGATAGGGCTACTGTGGTTTTAAAAAAGTTTATGGGTTTTGGTGATGGGAATAATGTGACTGTGGGAGGAAAGGGAATCAATGAGCTGCTGAGGAGAAGGTGTGTGGATGAGAAGGCGGTTGTGAGAAAAGCTGCTCTTTTGCTTGTTACTAAACTGACTGCTCTGCTTGGAGGTGCTATTGATGAAGTGGTGCTTAAGACAATGGGAATGGCTTGTTCCGATTCACTCTCTAGCATCCGGAAAGCGGCTGTTGAAGCTCTTTCTGAG GCTTTCAAAACATTCTCAGCTGAAACGGTAATAACTGAGTGGCTACACTCAGTCCCTCGTCAAATAGCTGATAATGAGACTAGCATCCAAGAAGAATGTGAGAATGTGTTTGAAGAACTTGTTCTGGACCGAATATCTAGAGGTGCAGCTTCTTCCTCTTCATATATTGGACCTACATCTGGTAGTAAAGAGAAAGAAAAAGGTGTAGACGAAGAGATGCAGATGTCTTTTCCTCCAGGGATTCTGTATCTCCTGAGAGAGATTTGCAATGGGGAGGTCAGTCCATGGGTTAAAAAAATTTGCACAAATTTGGGCAAAAAGAAACGCTTGAAACACAAAATTGTTACTGCACTTCAGAATATAATCAAGGTGTCCGAGTCTATCTGGCTGAACCATAGCAAGCCAATAGAAAAGTGGACTGCCCCATCAGGCGCTTGGTTTCTTTTATCAGAGGTGTCAGTATTCCTTCCAAAAGCAGTGGACTGGGATTTTCTTCATCATCATTGGCAGCTTCTTGACAAACATAAAGTGAAAGGTGAGTTTCAAAGTCCATTTGTACAGAAAAATGCAAATGGAGAGGAAGAAAGCATAGAATGCAACAATGTTGCCTGGGCTAGTGACCGAGTTTTCCTATTGCAAACAATCTCTAATGTTTCTATCGAGCTGCCACCTGAGCCTGCTGCTGACTTGGCTCACAACTTGCTCAAACGGGTTGAAAAATTCAACATGCATTCAACAGAG GTTGATGCTCATGTAAAAGCACTTAAAACATTGTGCAAGCGAAAAGCTTCAAATGACATGGAGGCAGAAGCATTAGTCTTGAAATGGGTAGACCAAGTTCTGTCTAGAGCTTCTCGAATAATAGAAACTTTTATTTCAGATAATTCAGAGCAAGATGCAGAAACTGGCTTCTTTACTCCACCTAGAAGTGGGCCTAGTAAAGGTAGGAAATCAGTACGAAAGCGCAAATCATTGTCAAAAGCAATCACGGCAATTTATACAATTGGGTCTTTAGTTATTGTCTGCCCATCTGCTGATATGAGTGCTGTAACTCCATTATTGCACACTATCATCACCTCTGGGAATTCAGGCCCAAAATTAAATAAGCTACCCGGCCCTGCAACCACTCTACAACAAGAAGCTCCTTCTTTTTATATTCAAGGGTGGCTGGCCATGGGCAAACTTTGCCTTGCTGATGGGAAGCTTGCAAAAAACTATATTCCTCTGTTTGTACAG GAGCTTGAAAAGAGCGATGCTGCAGCTCTTCGCAATAATATTGTGGTCATGATGGCAGACTTCTGTGTTCGGTACACTGCTCTTATTGATGG TTATATAACCAAGATCACAAGGTGTCTTTTAGATCCCTGTGAACTTGTGAGAAGGCAAACATTCATACTGCTATCCAGACTGTTGCAG AGGGACTATGTGAAGTGGAGAGGAGTGCTATTTCTTCGTTTCCTTTTGTCACTTGTTGATGAATCAGAAAAGATTAGGCAGCTAGCAGATTTTCTCTTTGGAAATATTTTGAAAG TCAAGGCTCCTCTCTTAGCATATAATAGTTTTGTTGAGGCTGTTTTTGTTTTGAATGACTGCCATGCCCATATTGGACATCGTGAGTCTGGCGAATCACGAAAGGACAGCCAACTTTTCTCCATCAG GGGTTCTGATGAAAAATCAAGGTCTAGAAGAATGCATATTTATGTTTCTCTACTAAAGCAAATGGCTCCGGAACATCTTCTCGCAACCTTTGCCAAGTTATGTGCAGAAATTCTAGCTGCAGCTTCTGATGGTATGCTCAATATAGAAGATGCAACGGGACAGTCTGTTCTACAG GATACTTTTCAAATTCTTGGCTGTAAAGAGATACGCATTCAATCTACTCGTGGATCATCTGAGTCGGCAGACTTAGAAGAAGAAGGGGGAGAAAATGGATCTTCAACTAGAAAGGCTATAACTCAGGCAGTCAAGAAGGGCCTCATTCAAAACACCATACCCATCTTCATAGAGTTGAAACGTCTACTGGAAACCAAGAACAGTCCCCTCATAGGTTCTCTCATGGAATGCCTTCGGGTCCTTCTCAAGGACTACAAGAACGAGATCGATGACATATTGGTTGCTGATAAACAGCTGCAGAAAGAGCTGATCTATGACATGCAGAAATATGAAGCGGCAAGAGCTAAAGCAACAGTTGCCGAGGCTGTAGCCTCCAAGCCAAAACCAGATGCAAATCAATCACCTGATGATTCTAAGAATCTGAACAAGGAACAAGGACAAACACATGAACAAAATGAGGAGAATGACCAGTTCCCAAGTGGTTCGAAAATTGCTACGGCAATGGCAGATGCTGCAGCTGCAGCAACAGCTCGTTCTGTGCTCAAGGAAATTAACAAGGGGACAGTGACACCACAGCTTAGTTCTTTAAATGTTCCGAAAGTGAAGTCTTTTACAGGTGAATGCATAACTAGAGATGATAAGCGTTTGGATGTCATAAAGTCTTTGAAGAAAAAACATGCTTTTGATTCTGATGACGAAAACTAA